Proteins found in one Anopheles aquasalis chromosome 3, idAnoAquaMG_Q_19, whole genome shotgun sequence genomic segment:
- the LOC126579191 gene encoding protein ST7 homolog: MWDSTVFLSTLTPKFYVALTGTSSLISGLILIFEWWYFRKYGTSFIEQVSINHISPWIGGNDNGTETPAANPTQTMPECKVWRNPLNLFRGAEYQRFYWATQKEPLTFYDMNLSAQDHQTFFTCEGDAGKAEYEIMQTAWRERNPVVRIKAAKNALELNPDCAPAYILLAEEEATTIVEAEKILRNALKVAEGNYKRSQAFQHQGAVAEGIHRRDTNVLIYIKRRLAMCARKLGKLKEAVKMFRDLTKEIPPIMNVLNIHENLLEALLEMQAYADCQAVLAKYDDISLPKSATICYTAALLKARVVAEKFSPDIASKRGLSPAEMSAVEAIHRAVEFNPHVPKYLLEMKQLILPPEHILKRGDSEALAYAFFHLSHWKNVEGALNLLHCTWEGTFRMLPYPLERGHLFYPYPTCTECADRELLPSFHEVSVYPKKELPFFILFTAGLCSITALLALLTHQYPESMGIFASTTLNWFSLPFHFVKERIEAIWPCNLLQQLSRI; this comes from the exons ATGTGGGATTCGACCGTGTTTCTCAGCACCC TGACACCGAAGTTTTACGTCGCCCTAACCGGCACATCTAGTCTCATTTCCGGGCTGATTCTGATATTCGAGTGGTGGTACTTCCGGAAGTATGGCACCTCATTCATCG AGCAAGTGTCGATCAACCACATCAGCCCGTGGATCGGTGGTAACGATAATGGCACGGAGACGCCCGCCGCCAACCCGACGCAAACGATGCCCGAGTGTAAGGTATGGCGCAACCCGCTGAATCTGTTCCGGGGTGCCGAGTACCAGCGGTTCTACTGGGCGACGCAGAAGGAACCGCTCACCTTCTACGATATGAACCTATCGGCACAGGACCATCAAACGTTCTTCACCTGCGAAGGTGATGCCGGTAAGGCGGAGTACGAGATCATGCAGACGGCCTGGCGGGAGCGGAATCCGGTGGTACGGATAAAGGCGGCCAAGAATGCACTCGAGCTGAATCCGGACTGTGCACCGGCTTACATACTGCTCGCTGAGGAGGAAGCAACGACAATCGTTGAGGCGGAAAAGATTTTGCGCAACGCGCTCAAGGTGGCCGAAGGCAACTACAAGCGATCGCAGGCATTCCAGCATCAGGGCGCGGTAGCGGAAGGGATTCACCGGCGAGATACGAACGTGCTGATCTACATCAAGCGCCGGCTGGCGATGTGTGCCCGGAAGTTGGGCAAACTGAAGGAAGCGGTAAAGATGTTTCGCGATCTCACGAAAGAGATCCCACCGATCATGAATGTGCTGAACATACACGAGAATCTGCTCGAGGCGCTACTCGAGATGCAGGCGTACGCGGACTGCCAAGCGGTGTTGGCCAAGTACGACGATATATCGCTCCCGAAATCTGCCACCATCTGCTACACGGCGGCCCTGCTGAAGGCGCGCGTCGTGGCGGAAAAGTTCTCGCCCGATATTGCCTCGAAACGGGGGCTCAGTCCGGCCGAGATGAGTGCGGTCGAGGCGATACACCGGGCGGTCGAGTTTAATCCGCACGTGCCCAAGTATCTGCTCGAGATGAAGCAGCTTATCCTGCCACCGGAGCACATCCTCAAGCGTGGTGACTCCGAGGCGCTCGCCTATGCCTTCTTCCATCTCAGCCACTGGAAGAACGTGGAGGGTGCGCTGAATCTGTTGCACTGTACCTGGGAAGGCACCTTCCGGATGCTGCCCTATCCGCTCGAGCGTGGCCACCTGTTCTATCCGTACCCGACCTGTACCGAGTGTGCGGACCGGGAACTGTTACCTTCCTTCCACGAGGTGTCCGTGTACCCGAAGAAGGAGCTGCCATTCTTCATTCTCTTCACGGCCGGTCTCTGCTCCATCACGGCCCTGCTGGCCCTGCTTACCCATCAGTATCCGGAATCGATGGGCATCTTTGCCAGCACCACACTGAACTGGTTCTCGTTGCCATTCCACTTTGTCAAGGAGCGCATCGAAGCCATCTGGCCCTGCAATCTGTTGCAGCAACTGTCGCGCATCTAA